One genomic region from Arthrobacter sp. YN encodes:
- a CDS encoding Fur family transcriptional regulator, whose translation MTDHTAEQAEWAAALHAHGRRVTKQRLAVLAAVQHHPHSPAEGILAAARKELPELTAQSVYVVLSDLTDLQMLRRFEPPHSPALYETRVGDNHHHAVCISCGKVEDVDCAVGHAPCLTPHWDENSKPMTIQIADVLYQGVCQDCQSKQQLPVTSVTQK comes from the coding sequence ATGACAGATCACACCGCCGAGCAAGCAGAATGGGCAGCCGCCCTGCATGCCCACGGCCGGCGTGTGACCAAACAGCGGCTGGCAGTGCTCGCCGCAGTCCAGCACCATCCGCATTCTCCGGCAGAAGGCATTCTTGCCGCTGCGCGCAAAGAGCTTCCTGAACTGACGGCGCAGTCCGTTTACGTAGTGCTCAGCGACCTCACGGACCTGCAGATGCTGCGCCGCTTCGAGCCCCCGCACTCCCCCGCGCTCTACGAAACCCGGGTGGGTGACAACCACCATCACGCCGTGTGCATCAGCTGCGGCAAGGTGGAGGACGTGGATTGCGCCGTGGGCCACGCACCGTGCCTCACCCCGCATTGGGATGAGAATTCCAAGCCCATGACCATCCAGATCGCAGATGTCCTCTATCAAGGCGTCTGCCAGGACTGCCAGTCCAAACAACAGCTTCCCGTAACTTCCGTAACTCAGAAATAA
- a CDS encoding acyl-CoA thioesterase, with the protein MRLLLRTLMLLFTSSKRSPLGVWEESSLPLKVLPTDIDIAMHVNNGMYFSLMDLGRFDLMVRSGIWAKMRKKGWSPVAAGETIAFRKSLQLWQRYTIETRIIGLDTKAIYFEQRMVVDGEIYARAHIATRLVAKGKPVTQEEIIAEFGAPPAGLELPEWIHEWRENNALPGARRPAPHVWS; encoded by the coding sequence ATGCGTCTGCTTCTTCGCACCCTCATGCTGCTGTTCACCTCCTCCAAGCGCTCGCCGCTGGGTGTCTGGGAGGAGTCCTCCCTCCCCCTGAAAGTGCTGCCGACGGACATCGACATTGCCATGCACGTCAACAACGGCATGTACTTTTCGCTGATGGACCTCGGCCGCTTCGACCTCATGGTCCGCAGTGGCATTTGGGCCAAGATGCGCAAGAAGGGGTGGAGTCCGGTGGCCGCCGGCGAAACCATCGCTTTCCGCAAGTCCCTGCAACTGTGGCAGCGCTACACCATTGAGACGCGCATTATCGGCCTGGATACCAAGGCCATCTACTTTGAACAGCGGATGGTGGTGGACGGTGAGATCTACGCCCGGGCGCACATTGCCACGCGACTGGTAGCCAAGGGCAAGCCCGTCACCCAGGAAGAAATCATCGCCGAGTTCGGTGCGCCTCCAGCAGGCCTTGAGTTGCCCGAATGGATCCACGAGTGGCGCGAGAACAATGCGCTCCCCGGAGCGCGTCGCCCCGCCCCGCACGTCTGGAGCTAG
- a CDS encoding MFS transporter, with the protein MAKLLADITPLKESPAFRRLWLGASVAAIGTQLTLVAVSLEVYRLTQESFYVGLLGIFALVPLVIAGLYGGSISDAYDRRKVAIIASLVLWATTAGLALQAWLEIGNIWILYALVAIQSGAQGINGPARSAIIPLLVRKDLLPAANALSMLTFGLSMTAGPLLAGVLVATIGFGWTYTIDVISFTFALWGLFKLPPLPPSKDAVRPGLRSVVEGFRFLGTRPNVRMTFIIDLIAMICAQPRALMPAIGAVMIGGGEATVGILLASTAVGAFLAGLFSGPLGRVRKQGSAVVWSVVGWGASIAGFGLVVLLAGDSGREGVTPWLVPAALCCALAGISDSVSAVFRTTILQSATPDHLRGRLQGVFIVVVAGGPRVGDMLAGGVTQFLSEGGVLLMGGLLCIVLAWLASRLQPGFVAYDAKHPVP; encoded by the coding sequence GTGGCGAAACTACTGGCAGACATCACCCCGCTGAAGGAGAGTCCGGCCTTCCGACGGCTCTGGCTGGGCGCATCGGTGGCTGCCATCGGTACCCAACTGACCTTGGTGGCTGTCAGCTTGGAGGTCTACCGGCTCACCCAGGAGAGCTTCTACGTGGGACTCCTGGGCATCTTTGCGCTGGTCCCGTTGGTGATCGCCGGACTCTACGGCGGGTCCATTTCGGACGCCTATGACCGCCGCAAAGTGGCCATCATCGCCTCCCTCGTCCTGTGGGCGACCACCGCAGGGCTCGCCCTGCAGGCATGGCTGGAGATCGGCAACATCTGGATCCTCTACGCACTGGTGGCCATCCAAAGTGGAGCGCAGGGCATCAACGGTCCCGCCCGCAGCGCCATCATTCCGTTGCTGGTCCGCAAGGACCTGCTCCCTGCAGCCAACGCCCTGAGCATGCTGACGTTCGGCCTGTCCATGACTGCCGGACCACTCCTGGCCGGGGTTCTGGTGGCTACCATCGGCTTCGGCTGGACCTACACCATCGATGTCATCAGCTTTACGTTTGCCCTCTGGGGCCTCTTCAAGCTTCCTCCATTGCCGCCGTCCAAGGATGCCGTGCGGCCCGGGCTGCGATCAGTGGTGGAAGGGTTCCGCTTCCTGGGTACCCGCCCCAACGTCCGCATGACCTTCATCATCGACCTCATCGCCATGATCTGCGCCCAACCGCGTGCTCTGATGCCTGCCATCGGTGCGGTCATGATCGGCGGAGGCGAAGCCACAGTGGGCATACTTCTTGCCTCGACAGCCGTCGGCGCGTTCCTTGCCGGCCTGTTTTCCGGGCCGCTGGGCCGGGTACGCAAACAAGGCAGCGCCGTGGTGTGGTCCGTGGTGGGTTGGGGAGCCTCCATTGCCGGCTTTGGGCTGGTGGTGCTGCTCGCCGGCGATTCCGGCCGCGAGGGCGTCACCCCCTGGCTGGTCCCAGCAGCCCTCTGCTGTGCCCTGGCCGGCATTTCGGATTCTGTCAGCGCCGTTTTCCGCACCACCATCCTCCAATCGGCCACACCGGATCACCTGCGGGGCAGGCTGCAGGGAGTCTTCATTGTGGTGGTGGCGGGCGGTCCACGCGTGGGGGACATGCTGGCCGGCGGTGTCACACAGTTCCTCAGCGAAGGCGGAGTGTTGCTTATGGGCGGACTCCTCTGCATCGTCCTGGCGTGGCTGGCTTCGCGCCTTCAGCCCGGGTTCGTTGCCTACGATGCCAAACATCCGGTGCCGTAG
- a CDS encoding catalase has product MTAISTTQSGAPVTSDAHSKSVGADGAIILTDHYLVEKLAQFNRERVPERVVHAKGGGAFGTFKTTSDVSAYTKAAFLQPGTETDMLIRFSSVAGENGSPDTWRDPRGFAVKFYTSEGNYDLVGNNTPVFFIRDGIKFPDFIHSQKRLPGSHLRDADMQWDFWTLSPESAHQVTWLMGDRGLPASWREMQGYGSHTYQWINAAGERFWVKYHFKSNQGVKTITGDQAEQLAGSDADFYIRDLQENIADGNFPSWELHVQVMPYEDAKTYRFNPFDLTKVWPHSDYPLIHVGTMELNKNPENYFAQIEQATFAPSNFVPGIAASPDKMLQARIFSYADAHRYRVGTNHAQIPVNQPKNQVNNYSQDGQGRFLFNSPSTPVYAPNSVGGPAAVEPTSPAGGWENDGELTLSAHTLHAEDDDFGQAGTLYREVYDDAAKARLLETITGAVGGVKNADIKERAIQYWTNVDSELGAKLRANLGAGQTESDAEAANKL; this is encoded by the coding sequence ATGACTGCTATTTCAACAACCCAGTCAGGTGCACCCGTTACCTCCGACGCGCACTCCAAGTCCGTCGGCGCTGACGGTGCCATCATCCTCACCGACCACTACCTGGTGGAGAAGCTCGCACAGTTCAACCGCGAGCGTGTCCCGGAGCGTGTAGTGCACGCCAAGGGTGGCGGCGCTTTCGGTACGTTCAAGACCACCTCGGACGTTTCGGCCTACACCAAGGCAGCCTTCCTGCAGCCGGGCACCGAGACGGACATGCTGATCCGTTTCTCCTCCGTTGCGGGCGAGAACGGTTCTCCCGACACTTGGCGCGACCCCCGCGGTTTCGCCGTGAAGTTCTACACCTCCGAGGGCAACTACGACCTCGTTGGCAACAACACCCCCGTCTTCTTCATCCGCGACGGCATCAAGTTCCCGGACTTCATCCACTCCCAGAAGCGCCTCCCGGGCAGCCACCTGCGTGACGCTGACATGCAGTGGGACTTCTGGACCCTCTCCCCCGAGTCCGCCCACCAGGTCACCTGGCTCATGGGCGACCGCGGCCTCCCGGCTTCCTGGCGTGAAATGCAGGGCTACGGCTCGCACACCTACCAGTGGATCAACGCCGCCGGCGAGCGTTTCTGGGTCAAGTACCACTTCAAGTCCAACCAGGGCGTCAAGACCATCACCGGCGACCAGGCTGAGCAGCTGGCCGGCTCGGATGCGGACTTCTACATCCGCGACCTCCAGGAAAACATCGCCGACGGCAACTTCCCCTCCTGGGAACTGCACGTCCAGGTCATGCCTTACGAGGACGCCAAGACGTACCGCTTCAACCCGTTCGACCTCACCAAGGTGTGGCCGCACTCCGACTACCCGCTGATCCACGTGGGCACCATGGAGCTGAACAAGAACCCGGAGAACTACTTCGCGCAGATCGAGCAGGCCACCTTCGCGCCGTCGAACTTCGTTCCGGGTATTGCCGCTTCGCCGGACAAGATGCTGCAGGCCCGCATCTTCTCCTACGCCGACGCACACCGTTACCGCGTGGGCACCAACCACGCCCAGATTCCGGTGAACCAGCCCAAGAACCAGGTCAACAACTACAGCCAGGATGGCCAGGGTCGTTTCCTGTTCAACTCCCCCTCCACCCCGGTGTACGCACCGAACTCTGTTGGTGGCCCGGCTGCTGTTGAGCCCACCTCACCGGCCGGTGGCTGGGAGAACGACGGCGAGCTCACCCTCTCCGCCCACACCCTGCACGCTGAGGACGACGACTTCGGCCAGGCCGGTACCCTGTACCGCGAGGTCTACGACGACGCTGCCAAGGCCCGCCTCCTGGAAACCATCACCGGTGCCGTTGGCGGCGTGAAGAACGCCGACATCAAGGAACGCGCCATCCAGTACTGGACCAACGTTGACTCCGAGCTCGGCGCCAAGCTCCGCGCCAACCTCGGTGCAGGCCAGACCGAGTCCGACGCCGAAGCAGCCAACAAGCTCTAA
- the htpX gene encoding zinc metalloprotease HtpX, translated as MHKHNNGLKTAALFGVLWAVLLGLGALIAAGTRSTTPIWIMALIGVGTTAYGYWNSDKIAIRSMAAYPVTESQAPHLYQIVRELSVRANKPMPRIYLSPTMTPNAFATGRNPKNAAVCCTEGILHLLDARELRGVLGHELMHVYNRDILTSSVAAAVAGVITSVGQMLLIFGSGDRRNANPLATIAMALLAPFAASLIQMAISRTREYDADEDGAELTGDPLALASALRKIESGVTQLPLPQDQKLVNASHLMIANPFRGGGMRRMFSTHPPMKERISRLERMAGRPLS; from the coding sequence GTGCACAAACACAACAATGGACTCAAGACGGCGGCACTGTTCGGCGTGCTGTGGGCGGTGTTGTTGGGTTTGGGCGCCCTCATCGCAGCGGGAACGCGCAGCACGACGCCCATCTGGATCATGGCGTTGATCGGCGTGGGCACCACCGCCTACGGATACTGGAACAGCGACAAGATCGCCATCCGGTCCATGGCCGCCTACCCGGTGACCGAATCCCAGGCTCCTCATCTGTACCAGATCGTTCGTGAGCTCTCCGTCAGGGCCAACAAGCCAATGCCGCGGATCTACCTGTCGCCCACCATGACCCCCAACGCCTTTGCCACCGGCCGCAACCCCAAAAACGCCGCCGTGTGCTGCACCGAAGGGATCCTGCACCTGCTGGACGCCCGCGAGCTCAGGGGAGTGCTGGGGCATGAACTGATGCACGTGTACAACCGCGACATCCTGACCTCGTCGGTGGCTGCTGCCGTGGCCGGAGTCATCACCTCCGTGGGGCAGATGCTGCTGATCTTCGGCAGCGGGGACCGGCGCAACGCCAACCCGCTGGCCACCATCGCCATGGCATTGCTGGCGCCGTTCGCGGCTTCGCTCATCCAGATGGCCATCTCCCGCACGAGGGAGTACGACGCCGATGAGGACGGCGCCGAGCTCACCGGCGATCCGCTGGCACTCGCCTCAGCCCTGCGCAAGATCGAGTCCGGCGTCACCCAGCTGCCGCTCCCGCAGGACCAGAAGCTCGTCAACGCGTCGCATCTCATGATCGCCAACCCGTTCCGTGGCGGCGGCATGCGGCGGATGTTCTCCACCCACCCGCCCATGAAGGAACGGATCAGCCGCTTGGAGCGGATGGCCGGCCGCCCGCTTTCCTAG
- a CDS encoding ABC transporter permease subunit produces MPRILPLFTKSLTDSWRSTLAWALGLAAACMLYLPLYPSIGGSAQMQDLINALPAEMTKALNYDQITSGPGYTQATLFGLIGFLLMSMASIGWGAAAVGGDEESGLLELTLAHSVTRVQVVLERALAIVVRIAFLSVLVFLMVLGLNGPAQLGIDVGHLAGAVLLFAALALLSGTAALFAGALSGRKVYGIAAGAAVAVLGYVFNAVGRQSPDVEWLLNLSPYHWAYGNSPVANGADWGATAGLYGISAVLVVLGAVALRHRDVGV; encoded by the coding sequence GTGCCTAGGATCCTGCCCCTCTTCACCAAGTCCCTGACCGATTCCTGGCGCTCCACGCTGGCTTGGGCGTTGGGCCTGGCGGCGGCGTGCATGCTGTACCTGCCGCTCTACCCCTCGATCGGCGGCAGCGCGCAGATGCAGGACCTGATCAACGCGCTTCCCGCCGAGATGACCAAAGCCCTGAACTACGATCAGATCACATCAGGCCCCGGCTACACCCAAGCCACCCTGTTCGGCCTGATCGGCTTCCTGCTGATGTCCATGGCCTCCATTGGCTGGGGCGCGGCAGCAGTGGGAGGAGACGAAGAATCGGGGCTGTTGGAGCTGACTCTCGCACACAGCGTGACCCGCGTGCAGGTGGTACTGGAACGCGCCCTCGCCATCGTGGTTCGGATCGCATTCCTTTCCGTCCTCGTCTTCCTGATGGTGCTGGGACTGAACGGACCGGCGCAACTGGGTATCGACGTCGGACATCTCGCCGGAGCGGTGCTGCTGTTCGCCGCTCTCGCCCTGCTCAGCGGGACTGCTGCGCTCTTCGCCGGTGCGCTGAGCGGCAGGAAGGTGTACGGGATCGCTGCGGGCGCCGCAGTGGCTGTCCTCGGTTACGTATTCAACGCTGTGGGACGGCAAAGTCCCGACGTTGAGTGGTTGCTGAACCTTTCGCCGTACCACTGGGCGTATGGCAATTCCCCGGTAGCCAACGGCGCTGATTGGGGAGCTACCGCGGGTCTATACGGTATCTCGGCTGTACTTGTTGTGCTGGGAGCAGTGGCGCTGCGACACCGCGATGTGGGTGTCTAG
- a CDS encoding potassium channel family protein translates to MTQARYRDLVEWPLMGTALIFLTAYAWQVIGKVNGTAAVPFEIVLWITWGIFALDYFVNLWLAEDRMRWFLWNLHELLIVVLPFFRPLRLLRLVTLLSVLQRTVGETLRGRVATYVAGAAAMLILIGALAVLDVEQNDPAAKILNFGDAAWWAVTTITTVGYGDLYPVTPIGRIVAAALMMSGIAVLGIVTASIASWLVQRIEENAEGVAAAAEVKAAAAEEPVRAEMADLVTEIAALRMEIAELREATVVRQTTELGRGREV, encoded by the coding sequence ATGACACAAGCGCGATACCGGGACCTGGTGGAATGGCCCCTCATGGGCACAGCACTGATTTTCCTCACTGCCTATGCATGGCAGGTCATCGGCAAGGTGAACGGCACCGCTGCGGTGCCATTCGAGATTGTCCTCTGGATTACCTGGGGCATCTTCGCGCTGGACTACTTCGTCAACCTCTGGCTTGCCGAAGACAGGATGCGGTGGTTCCTCTGGAACCTGCACGAACTCCTGATCGTGGTGCTCCCCTTCTTCCGGCCCTTGCGGCTGCTGCGGTTGGTCACTTTGCTGTCCGTTCTCCAGCGCACCGTGGGCGAAACTCTACGCGGGCGGGTTGCCACCTACGTGGCAGGAGCTGCGGCGATGCTCATCCTCATCGGCGCACTGGCCGTACTGGATGTCGAACAGAACGACCCCGCCGCCAAGATCCTCAATTTCGGTGACGCCGCCTGGTGGGCCGTCACCACCATCACCACCGTTGGCTACGGAGACCTGTATCCCGTGACCCCCATCGGCAGGATCGTAGCCGCGGCCCTCATGATGAGCGGCATCGCGGTGCTGGGTATTGTCACAGCATCCATCGCTTCCTGGCTGGTTCAACGGATTGAGGAGAACGCAGAGGGGGTGGCAGCGGCAGCGGAGGTGAAGGCCGCCGCAGCCGAGGAACCCGTTCGCGCGGAGATGGCTGACCTGGTGACCGAGATCGCGGCCCTGCGGATGGAGATCGCCGAACTCCGGGAGGCCACGGTGGTTAGGCAGACCACGGAATTGGGGCGGGGGCGCGAGGTATAG
- a CDS encoding YajQ family cyclic di-GMP-binding protein → MAGESTFDVVSKVDKQEVANALNQSQKEIAQRYDFKGVGAEIDFSGEKILMKANSEDRVLAVLDVFQSKLIKRGISLKSLEQGEPFPSGKEFRLECTIKEGIAQDIAKKINKIIRDEAPKSVKSQIQGDELRVTSKSRDDLQETMNILKKFEEADLQFVNFRS, encoded by the coding sequence ATGGCAGGCGAATCCACATTCGACGTCGTCAGCAAGGTAGACAAGCAAGAGGTCGCCAACGCACTGAACCAGTCCCAGAAGGAAATCGCGCAGCGATACGACTTCAAGGGCGTTGGCGCGGAGATCGACTTCAGCGGCGAGAAGATCCTCATGAAGGCCAATTCCGAGGACCGCGTCCTTGCGGTCCTGGATGTTTTCCAGTCCAAGCTGATCAAGCGCGGCATCTCGTTGAAGTCCCTGGAACAGGGCGAGCCCTTCCCCTCCGGCAAGGAATTCCGCCTGGAGTGCACCATCAAGGAAGGCATTGCCCAGGACATCGCCAAGAAGATCAACAAGATCATCCGCGATGAAGCCCCCAAGTCCGTCAAGTCCCAGATCCAGGGCGACGAACTCCGCGTGACCTCCAAGTCCCGTGACGACCTTCAGGAAACCATGAACATCCTGAAGAAGTTCGAAGAGGCCGACCTGCAGTTCGTGAACTTCCGCAGCTAG